In Micromonospora sp. NBC_01813, the following are encoded in one genomic region:
- a CDS encoding ABC transporter substrate-binding protein yields the protein MKRFRTVLATSAALALIATGAAACGNDSESGPVTLRYSWWGNADRADLMQQAIDLFEDRNPDITVTPSFQEYEAYWQKLTTETAGGNMPDVIQMDFSYLREYADRGVLYDLDDQTGDALVLDDLLAGFDGVGEVDDARYAVPIGGNTWSMFYNPALFTQADVPAPQVGWTWADYHAAMAAIKSTTGVYGGGNYTGVIYNLEAQLRQEGGALFTEDGQLGFDQERLARFWQQGQDLIAQDVVLPVETAVQIKPASLWVDDLAASDLGWDNFLVRYAGETDTEIRLGPLPSDDPERLGQYLKPAMLLSASARTEHPEAAAKLISFMINDPEVGRIFGGNRGLPATNAQREAAELDGPLADVAAYEETIADQLTQAPPAPPRGAGGVEAAFIRISEELHYGRISVQQAVDQFFTEAEDILQS from the coding sequence TTGAAACGATTCAGGACGGTCCTTGCCACCTCGGCCGCACTTGCGTTGATCGCCACCGGTGCGGCGGCATGCGGGAACGACAGCGAATCGGGCCCGGTGACCCTGCGCTACTCCTGGTGGGGCAACGCCGACCGGGCCGACCTCATGCAGCAGGCGATCGACCTGTTCGAGGACCGCAACCCGGACATCACCGTCACCCCCAGCTTCCAGGAGTACGAGGCGTACTGGCAGAAGCTGACCACCGAGACCGCCGGCGGCAACATGCCGGACGTAATCCAGATGGACTTCTCCTACCTACGCGAGTACGCCGACCGCGGCGTCCTGTACGACCTCGACGACCAGACCGGCGACGCGCTCGTACTCGATGATCTGCTCGCCGGGTTCGACGGCGTCGGGGAGGTCGACGACGCCCGCTACGCGGTGCCGATCGGCGGCAACACCTGGAGCATGTTCTACAACCCGGCGCTGTTCACCCAGGCCGACGTGCCCGCCCCGCAGGTCGGCTGGACCTGGGCCGACTACCACGCCGCGATGGCCGCCATCAAGTCCACCACCGGCGTCTACGGCGGCGGCAACTACACCGGCGTGATCTACAACCTGGAGGCACAACTCCGCCAGGAGGGTGGCGCGCTGTTCACCGAGGACGGCCAACTCGGCTTCGACCAGGAGCGGCTGGCACGGTTCTGGCAGCAGGGTCAGGACCTGATCGCCCAGGACGTCGTCCTGCCGGTGGAGACCGCGGTCCAGATCAAGCCGGCCTCGCTGTGGGTGGACGACCTGGCCGCGTCCGACCTCGGCTGGGACAACTTCCTGGTCCGCTACGCGGGCGAGACCGACACCGAGATCCGCCTCGGCCCGTTGCCGAGCGACGACCCGGAGCGACTCGGCCAGTATCTCAAGCCAGCGATGCTGCTGAGCGCGTCGGCGCGGACCGAGCATCCCGAAGCCGCCGCCAAGCTGATCTCCTTCATGATCAACGATCCGGAGGTGGGCCGGATCTTCGGCGGCAACCGGGGTCTGCCGGCCACCAACGCCCAGCGCGAGGCAGCCGAACTCGACGGGCCGCTCGCCGACGTCGCCGCGTACGAGGAGACGATCGCCGACCAGCTGACCCAGGCGCCACCGGCCCCGCCGCGCGGTGCCGGCGGCGTCGAGGCCGCGTTCATCCGGATCAGCGAGGAACTGCACTACGGCCGGATCAGCGTGCAACAGGCCGTCGACCAGTTCTTCACCGAAGCCGAGGACATCCTCCAGTCCTGA
- a CDS encoding carbohydrate ABC transporter permease gives MPTNAVTATRTGPGFDERPVTPSRRRRPGDGLAGYLFLSPWIVGMLLLTIGPMAASLYLSFTDYNLFTTPEWIGIDNYRRLFDDSRWLRSVQVTGMYVLLAVPVKLAAALAVAMLLNSQRRGQGIYRAAFYGPSLIGASVSVAIVWKALFSDDAAVDRLLSMVGIRTGGWVGNPDFSLLMLVLLAAWQFGAPMVIFLAGLKQVPRELYEAAEVDGAGRWRRFWSVTVPMISPVIFFNLLLETINSFQIFTSAYVIGGRNGSPAGSTLFYTVYLYDRGFTDFRMGYASAMAWMLLLGVGLVTAMLFRTARGWVHYSGDNR, from the coding sequence ATGCCCACCAACGCGGTCACCGCGACGCGGACCGGACCCGGCTTCGACGAACGGCCGGTGACGCCGTCGCGGCGGCGCCGGCCCGGCGACGGACTGGCCGGTTACCTGTTCCTGTCTCCCTGGATCGTCGGCATGCTGCTGCTGACGATCGGCCCGATGGCCGCCTCGCTCTACCTGTCGTTCACCGACTACAACCTGTTCACCACGCCGGAATGGATCGGTATCGACAACTACCGACGACTCTTCGACGACAGCCGGTGGCTGCGGTCCGTCCAGGTGACCGGGATGTACGTGCTGCTGGCCGTGCCGGTCAAGCTCGCGGCGGCGCTCGCGGTGGCGATGCTGCTCAACAGCCAGCGACGCGGCCAGGGCATCTACCGGGCGGCCTTCTACGGCCCGTCGCTGATCGGCGCCAGCGTCAGCGTCGCCATCGTCTGGAAGGCGCTGTTCAGCGACGACGCCGCAGTCGACCGGCTGCTGAGCATGGTCGGTATCCGCACCGGCGGCTGGGTCGGCAACCCCGACTTCTCGCTGCTGATGCTGGTGCTGCTGGCCGCCTGGCAGTTCGGTGCGCCGATGGTGATCTTCCTGGCCGGACTCAAGCAGGTCCCCCGCGAACTCTACGAGGCAGCCGAGGTCGACGGCGCCGGCCGGTGGCGCCGGTTCTGGTCGGTGACGGTGCCGATGATCTCCCCGGTGATCTTCTTCAACCTGCTGTTGGAGACGATCAACTCGTTCCAGATCTTCACCTCGGCGTACGTCATCGGTGGACGCAACGGCAGTCCGGCCGGATCGACCCTGTTCTACACGGTCTACCTGTACGACCGGGGCTTCACCGACTTCCGGATGGGTTACGCCTCGGCGATGGCCTGGATGCTGCTGCTCGGCGTCGGGCTGGTGACCGCGATGCTCTTCCGCACCGCCCGGGGTTGGGTCCACTACTCGGGAGACAACCGATGA
- a CDS encoding carbohydrate ABC transporter permease, translating into MSSSGQGATNPAGIGAGRRRAGRRRRWGSIGWHLAALALLAVILYPVAWVVSASFTPSASIIGDLELLPRDPTTDNYRRAAEGMAGISVWRFFWNSTVLAVLAVVGTVASSALAGYAFARLRFRGRSTMFVLMISTLLLPFHVLIVPQYAVFQNLGLVDTYAPLLLGKFLAAEAFFVFLMVQFMRNIPNELDESARIDGAGQWGTFWHIILPLSRPAMITTAIFTFIWTWNDFLGPLIYLSTPDKYPLPLALQLYIDQTTLSDYGALMAMSMLALLPVIGFFLFFQRFLVEGVSTSGLKG; encoded by the coding sequence ATGAGCTCCAGCGGGCAGGGCGCGACGAACCCAGCCGGCATCGGTGCCGGCCGCCGGCGGGCCGGCCGACGCCGCCGGTGGGGCAGCATCGGCTGGCATCTCGCGGCGCTGGCGCTGCTCGCGGTCATTCTCTACCCGGTGGCCTGGGTGGTCTCCGCGTCGTTCACGCCATCGGCGTCGATCATCGGCGATCTGGAGCTGCTGCCCCGCGACCCGACGACCGACAACTACCGGCGCGCGGCCGAGGGCATGGCCGGCATCAGCGTCTGGCGGTTCTTCTGGAACTCGACGGTGCTGGCGGTGCTCGCCGTGGTCGGCACGGTCGCGTCGTCCGCGCTGGCCGGGTACGCCTTCGCCCGGCTACGGTTCCGTGGCCGGTCGACCATGTTCGTACTGATGATCTCCACGCTGCTGCTGCCGTTCCACGTGCTGATCGTCCCGCAGTACGCGGTCTTCCAGAATCTCGGGCTGGTCGACACCTACGCGCCGCTGCTGCTGGGCAAGTTCCTGGCCGCCGAGGCGTTCTTCGTCTTCCTGATGGTGCAGTTCATGCGCAACATCCCGAACGAGCTGGACGAGTCCGCCCGGATCGACGGCGCCGGGCAGTGGGGCACCTTCTGGCACATCATCCTGCCGCTGTCCCGGCCAGCGATGATCACCACCGCGATCTTCACGTTCATCTGGACCTGGAACGACTTCCTCGGCCCGCTGATCTACCTCAGTACGCCGGACAAGTACCCGTTGCCGCTGGCCCTGCAGCTCTACATAGACCAGACCACGTTGTCCGACTACGGTGCCCTGATGGCGATGTCGATGCTCGCGTTGCTACCGGTCATCGGCTTCTTCCTGTTCTTCCAGCGGTTCCTGGTCGAAGGGGTGTCCACTTCGGGGTTGAAGGGTTGA
- the sthA gene encoding Si-specific NAD(P)(+) transhydrogenase: protein MYDVDVLVIGSGPSGQKAAIAAAKLDRRVMVVERAHMLGGVCINTGTIPSKTLREAVLYLTGLNQREVYGRSYRVKDDITVTDLAARTQHVIGREIDVTRSQLSRNRVRIMTGSARFDDPHTVVVTDAAGHGNKVTAEKIVIAAGTRPARPGSVDFDERTIIDSDGIINIERVPQSMVVVGAGVIGIEYASMFAALGTEITVVERRDRMLEFCDLEIVEALKYHLRDLAVTFRFGEEVASVQRHPRGAVAVLESGKRIAADTVLYSAGRQGVAADLDLERAGLTADSRGRVKVNDNFQTEVEHIYAVGDIIGFPALASTSMEQGRLAAHHACGEPARGMPQLQPIGIYTIPEMSFIGATEDELTDKRVPFEVGVARYRELARGQIIGDSYGMLKLLVAAESHELLGVHIFGTGATELVHIGQAVMGCNGTIDYFVDAVFNYPTLAEAYKVAALDAMNKMRHLAQLHD, encoded by the coding sequence GTGTATGACGTCGACGTGCTCGTGATCGGATCCGGCCCCAGCGGACAGAAGGCGGCGATCGCCGCGGCGAAGCTCGACCGGCGCGTCATGGTCGTCGAGCGGGCACACATGCTCGGCGGGGTGTGCATCAACACCGGGACGATTCCGTCCAAGACCCTGCGGGAGGCGGTGCTCTACCTGACCGGCCTCAACCAGCGGGAGGTCTACGGCCGCAGCTACCGGGTCAAGGACGACATCACGGTCACCGATCTGGCGGCGCGGACCCAGCACGTCATCGGCCGGGAGATCGACGTGACCCGCAGCCAGCTGAGCCGCAACCGGGTACGGATCATGACCGGTTCCGCCCGGTTCGACGATCCGCACACCGTCGTCGTGACCGACGCGGCCGGGCACGGCAACAAGGTCACCGCCGAGAAGATCGTCATCGCGGCGGGGACCAGACCGGCGCGTCCGGGCAGCGTCGATTTCGACGAACGGACGATCATCGACTCCGACGGCATCATCAACATCGAACGCGTACCGCAGTCGATGGTCGTCGTCGGCGCCGGCGTGATCGGCATCGAGTACGCCTCGATGTTCGCCGCGCTCGGCACCGAGATCACCGTGGTCGAGCGACGCGACCGGATGCTCGAGTTCTGCGACCTGGAGATCGTCGAAGCCCTCAAGTATCATCTGCGCGATCTCGCGGTGACCTTCCGCTTCGGCGAGGAGGTCGCCTCGGTGCAGCGTCACCCACGTGGCGCCGTCGCCGTGCTGGAGAGCGGCAAACGGATCGCTGCGGACACCGTGCTGTACTCCGCCGGGCGCCAGGGCGTCGCCGCCGACCTCGACCTGGAACGGGCCGGCCTGACCGCCGACTCACGCGGCCGGGTCAAGGTCAACGACAACTTCCAGACCGAGGTCGAGCACATCTACGCGGTGGGTGACATCATCGGTTTCCCCGCGCTGGCCTCGACGTCGATGGAGCAGGGCCGGCTCGCGGCCCACCACGCGTGTGGCGAACCCGCCCGGGGGATGCCGCAGCTGCAGCCGATCGGCATCTACACGATCCCGGAGATGAGCTTCATCGGCGCCACCGAGGACGAGCTCACCGACAAGCGGGTGCCGTTCGAGGTCGGCGTCGCCCGCTACCGGGAGCTGGCCCGAGGGCAGATCATTGGAGACTCGTACGGGATGCTCAAGCTGCTGGTCGCCGCGGAGAGCCACGAGCTGCTCGGGGTGCACATCTTCGGCACCGGCGCCACCGAGCTGGTCCACATCGGGCAGGCGGTGATGGGCTGCAACGGCACCATCGACTACTTCGTCGACGCGGTGTTCAACTATCCGACCCTCGCCGAGGCGTACAAGGTCGCCGCGCTGGACGCCATGAACAAGATGCGCCACCTGGCCCAGCTGCACGACTGA
- a CDS encoding serine hydrolase, which yields MVNREGRIGGRGYTGNNRGAVGRRAARRRATPSRHTRAGGGTSRRSLFGFGVLGMLAAAGVGYVLHEAGGLPAAANAARARTTAGDAEPTARTPSASPDPAAEQRERAVLAAEKVREFAAGLPNRLSFAAVDRTTGAGFRIGDGPRFQTASIVKVDILAALLLRGGDSALTTTERRSAERMITVSDNAAATELFAVIGGVSGLNRANDDFGMTETRPTPSWGTTTTTAADQIRLLRTIVAEDGPLRPGDRGLVLELMSQVVDGQRWGVSAGAGSTGAQVWLKNGWDTVDAHSGQWLVNSIGRIVEGDRDWLVAILSDHHDTLDRGIAVVEQAATIAFDTWRG from the coding sequence ATGGTGAACCGGGAGGGTCGCATCGGCGGTCGGGGCTACACCGGGAACAACCGTGGCGCTGTCGGGCGGCGTGCCGCCCGACGCCGGGCCACACCCAGCCGGCACACCCGGGCCGGCGGCGGAACGTCCCGCCGGTCACTGTTCGGCTTCGGCGTACTCGGCATGCTCGCCGCAGCCGGCGTGGGCTACGTCCTGCACGAGGCCGGCGGTCTGCCAGCGGCCGCGAACGCGGCCCGGGCGAGGACGACCGCAGGCGATGCCGAGCCGACCGCACGGACGCCGTCGGCGAGCCCGGATCCCGCCGCCGAGCAGCGCGAGCGAGCCGTCCTCGCCGCCGAGAAGGTACGCGAGTTCGCGGCCGGGCTGCCCAACCGACTCAGCTTCGCGGCGGTCGACCGGACCACCGGTGCCGGGTTCCGGATCGGCGACGGTCCGCGGTTCCAGACCGCGAGCATCGTGAAGGTCGACATCCTCGCGGCCCTGCTGCTCCGCGGCGGCGACTCGGCGCTCACCACCACCGAGCGCCGGTCCGCCGAGCGCATGATCACGGTCAGTGACAATGCCGCGGCGACTGAACTCTTCGCGGTGATCGGTGGAGTCTCCGGGCTGAACCGGGCCAACGACGACTTCGGGATGACCGAGACCCGGCCCACCCCGTCGTGGGGGACCACCACCACGACGGCGGCCGACCAGATCCGGCTGCTGCGCACGATCGTCGCCGAGGATGGTCCGCTGCGGCCGGGTGACCGTGGTCTCGTGCTGGAGTTGATGAGCCAGGTGGTCGACGGGCAGCGGTGGGGCGTGTCCGCCGGGGCCGGTTCGACCGGCGCCCAGGTCTGGCTCAAGAACGGGTGGGACACGGTCGACGCGCACTCCGGCCAGTGGCTGGTGAACAGCATCGGCCGGATCGTGGAGGGTGACCGCGACTGGTTGGTGGCGATCCTGTCCGACCACCACGACACCCTCGACCGGGGCATCGCGGTGGTGGAGCAGGCGGCGACGATCGCCTTCGACACGTGGCGTGGCTAG
- a CDS encoding MEDS domain-containing protein: MADTAAVGALGVGDHACLTFSDREERLDLVAAFVRGGLRAGQKVVCLTDSVSPDELTGELHERSVRPGSALRRGQLRIASATESLLGGATADAATMVEILAGEVQLADREGYPGLRVTADMCWATRPFASAEQLLEFESLVAELFAHGQLCLICQYDRERFDAVTLAFAARAHPRTVAAQVYLEHPLLRVCRQYSPPGVRIAGELDYRHKDVLELALAESIRIDRHVHLNLTGLDYIDGACAGIVVAAARALPRSRRMTVTCRRLVGTVLALVGADDVAQLRVQRRHEQP; the protein is encoded by the coding sequence ATGGCGGACACGGCTGCAGTTGGCGCGCTCGGCGTCGGTGACCATGCCTGCCTCACCTTCTCCGACCGGGAGGAACGACTGGACCTGGTTGCGGCATTTGTCCGAGGCGGGCTGCGGGCCGGGCAGAAGGTGGTGTGCCTGACCGACTCGGTCAGCCCGGACGAGCTCACCGGGGAGTTGCACGAGCGCTCGGTACGGCCAGGGTCGGCGCTGCGGCGTGGTCAGCTACGGATCGCCTCGGCGACCGAGTCACTACTCGGCGGCGCGACGGCCGACGCGGCCACCATGGTGGAGATCCTCGCCGGGGAGGTACAACTTGCCGATCGGGAGGGCTACCCCGGGCTGCGGGTGACGGCTGACATGTGCTGGGCGACCCGTCCGTTCGCCTCCGCCGAACAACTGCTCGAGTTCGAGTCGTTGGTGGCCGAACTGTTCGCGCACGGCCAGCTCTGCCTGATCTGCCAGTACGACCGGGAACGGTTCGACGCTGTCACGCTCGCCTTCGCCGCCCGGGCGCACCCCCGTACGGTCGCCGCCCAGGTATACCTGGAACATCCGCTGCTGCGGGTCTGCCGCCAGTACAGCCCGCCCGGGGTGCGGATCGCCGGCGAGCTGGACTACCGGCACAAGGATGTCCTCGAGCTGGCGCTGGCCGAGTCGATCCGCATCGATCGACACGTGCATCTGAACCTGACCGGCCTGGACTACATCGACGGAGCCTGCGCCGGCATCGTCGTCGCCGCGGCCCGCGCGTTGCCCAGGTCGCGCCGGATGACCGTCACCTGTCGTCGTCTCGTCGGCACCGTTCTGGCCCTGGTCGGTGCGGATGACGTGGCTCAACTTCGGGTACAGAGACGCCATGAACAGCCCTGA